TATTTTTCTTGTTTGGGTTTTTATTCTTTGGTTAGAGGTTGAGCAAATATCTTGTTATTACTTGAATGAGATATTGGATAATGGTTCTCTTCATGCTCTTTGAGAGATGAGATTTCACATCGTCCAGCATTTAATTAGTGAAATTATATTGCTTATCATATCagaaaattttttatagaaCCTATTCATTCTAACATTGCTTCAACTCATTCTTAAATCATACAATTGAAATGTTAAGAGGTCTGGTGGTGATGTTGTATTGGTTTTCCAAGTTTTGGGAGATGGAAAAATTGTTCTTCTTTGCCTCAGTCCTTTCATATCATTGCATTTAGATACCTATGATCCTTatcacttatttatttattgtccTAGGCCTTGCAAGAGCAATATGGACATGAAGTTGTGCAGCAAGGACTGGATGTGTTGCTTGCAACCTTGTCTAAAATGCTTGATTCATTCCAAGCAGCATACAGAGGTTGGTTTTCTTGCTTTTGGAAATGATCATATGATCTTTTTCTTAATCTAAAAAGTTAACATTTTCCTTGCCATTTGTATGAAACAAGAAATCAAGTTTACTTCATAATTTTGCATTTGTTCAACTcgctgtgtgtgtgtgtgtgcgcgCGCGCGCGTGTAATATGACAATTTTAAGGTCTTTTATTTAGTCATGTTGTGGAATTTCAATGAACCATGTCGCTTGTGATGCATTTTGCAAGTTATTCCATTTTTTAGTaacatttttttcatatttactgCCAATATTTGCTAGTAAAACACGCTCTTCTTCTTACTAACTATTGTTGTTTATTAACTATGGCAATAATGGTAATGTGGCAGGTCAAATAGTTGGAGTGATTGTCTGTAATGAGATATCTTCTCCGCAATCAGGAACAATATTGGATTTGGTGTCGACTTCACGGCCATCTGCACGGTGGTTGGCTGAGAAAGTAGGATCAAATGCAACTAATGCAACAACCATTGCCGAAGTAGCATTGGTTAGAAAGACCCTAGCTTGGGTTACTGGAATTATTCTTCTCATTTCGACTCTATTAGGGGTAAGATTGTCTAACAAAAAAATTTGTgcaacttttttcttttctttttcactgCCTAAAAAAGTAATTCAATTGAGCTACAAGGACATCTGAAATGAATATGCTGATTTAACTGTCTCTTACCACCCTGTTCTTGTTCCCCAATGGAAGGCAAAACATAGATAAGTTTCAACAGAAAAATTCTCTATCTTGTTAAAATATAATGGCATGACCTGGATTAGATGATTAAACCTTAATTTTCATTTTCGGATTCTGTAGGTTTCAAGCTATATTATTTTTGCAGATTTGTAAGTTTTCGTACATTCTGTTTGTGCCCATGGGGCTTCTTAATGCAAATTTTGCAGGGCAAATATATATTTGGTTCACTATGTTCTGTCAAGACATGTATTTATGTACACTTTTTCGTGGATTTAAAAATGTCTTTTTAGCTTAATTCAGTGGTTGTGGCAGAATCAGAATGAAGAACATCTCCGAGTTCCTTGCTGACTTTCATCTTTGCTGCAGATATACTTGCTGCTCAATATGCCACTCACCAGAGACACGCTACTCTACTCTAATGTCAAACTTGACTAATTTGAAAGGTAGTTGATGAATCTTTTTGCTGCTAGAAGTGTTGCGAGATGGCATTAGGCCTTTCATGAAGAAGTTATTTGTAGATTTCTTATTATCCTTGGCTGTTTACTTTGTGAAACCCGTCCCCTTTTATTGTGTGGTATTGAGTGGGTTGCCCTGGCCAATCAGGTGTCTCTTTTTAAGCATGGTTAGCTGGTGCTTACTGCTTAGCCAAGAAAATACAAGAAAGTTACTTCTTGATGTAAGGTCATTTTGGGTCATGGGGAATTCAGATGTGTAATAAGATTATGCACCACATGTTCAGTTGGTGGTTAGATTGTCAAATTGAATAATTTGTTTCAATTATGATATTGATATGCAATTTTTTGCTGTTTGCGATACATTCTTTTACGTTTATTGATCACGTgagatttttaataaaagaaaattgctGGGATTCCTTGTTATGTTTATaactcatgttttgaagatttaattattattttcatttgcCTTAAGTACAACCATGTAAAGACAAGAGAAGCTCTTTGGTTGAGCCATCGAATACATGGTGTAGGGAGTTCATAGGCGAAGGTGCCTTCGATGACCCTTTGAGGTCAGTGTCCAACAAGGAATGCTGCTAGTTGACGGCTAATAAGTTGTAAACTTTTATTGTGGAAATGCGTTCCCTAGAATTTCGTTAAACCCCTTTTTGATTTCCAACTTGAATAACCCTAACTGCTTTACTTTCTGTTTCTTCATCTAGCGGGTAAGAAGGTCCTTAAGAGCATGCCTTGATCATTTTCAAAAAACCATATGATTTAAGGGGTGGCCTCCTAATAGACCGCCCTCCTTAATCAAACTTCGCTTCTCCTCTCTAGATCCAAGTACGTTTTCCCCTCGGTCACAATCCAAGCAGAGTGTTTTCATCTCGCAGAGCATGGTTAAGGCAGATTATATATCAGTTAATCACATCAAAAGAGGGATTTAAGAGCTCAGCGTAATAAAGGATGCTAGTCCACAGCACAGACACACCCTATCAGCAATGCAAGAAATAGTAATTGGCAGCCTCGTTCAAGGATCACTCAGGTTCAACTTTGATACCACAGTAAATACTAGATCGCAGTCAGTATGTTGTGCTAAGTCTCCCCTGGTAGGAGAAATACTAGCCCTACTAGAATCCATTAGCGTTGCTCAGGATCTGGGAAATAGAAATTTATCCTAGATACTGACTCTGAATTCTGAAACCTTGTTCAGATCTCCCATGAGAGAACGTGATGGATATTGAAAATTTGACACCTTGGTGAAACACATTCGAAGACTGATCGAATGATTCCAGTCCTCTCTTCAGTATGATCAAAAGAACCACAATTATGATTGCAGATTGAAAGAGAAAGCAGTATTTTTAGGGTTTACTTGTAATATAATCCTCTGGGTAAACAACTAGAACAAATATAAACATTTATATAGATGAACTCTGTTTCTAGATTACAAATGCACAATGTTGAGTTACTAGTCTTGGGCATGGAGAGCTTCATTTTTCAGGAAATTCTGGAACCATTTAGCTGATATTTTTGGCGTTCTCTTCATTGTTGTACGATCTACATGAACCAACCCGAAGCTTATGGTATATCCATATCTCCACTCAAAGTTATCTATCAAAGACCAATGGAAGTAGCCCCTCACATCTGCACCGTTCCTGTAATTATTATCAACCTTTATCAGCTCACCTTAAAAAAGAAACCAATAATATGTCATAGAATCGGGCCAGGGCTTAGATGGAATTGTGAAGCATGGTTATGGGCTCAGGAAGAGAGGTGTCATTGGGCCAAAGAACAAGGCTTAATCTATCCATTTTGTTATTTACCATTTATGCTTTTAGTTGTTACTTAATGAGCTGATGGAATATTCCTAGCTGTCAAGTTAGTTAGTAATATGATTATATATGAGTCAGTACTGAACGGCATTGTCAGTTTTTTTGGATGAATACAATTATTCTCTTTTCTCATCTCAAATTCTTATCTTaatttcttctctctcttttctctttcttgttCTACAATCCTTCTTAATTTACAAATCTATAACAGTGGTATCAAAGCTTAGTTGCTTAATTTCTACCATTAAGCAATCGATCCGGGACTATTACAATGACAATCAAGGAATTAGAAACCCAATTTCAACAATTATCTGCTAATCTCGCTGAACAGTCTACAATCATGAAGCAAGTAGTGGAGAATCAGCAACGATCAACCAAACGGATGGAAGATCTTGAATCCAAGTTCACGTTATTGATGGATCAAATCTCGCAAAATAGAGACTCACCTGCTGCTGTTACCGTTAACACAATAGCTTCAGGATCTGAGATTCAATCCAATACAGGTAAAGGAATTTTACCTACACCCAAAACAACCGACAAAGGAGGATACAGCCCGACCTCTACAAAGGGTAGCTACTCCTCTAAGGGAGCAAAAATGCCCAAGGTGGAAATCTCAGATTTTAATGGTGAGAACCCAAGGAACTTTATTCGGAAATGTGAAAAATACTTTCGGTTTTATAGTAttgcagaagaagaacagaTTGAGATTGCGACGATGCGATTTGGTGATATAGCTGACAATTGGCTTCAAGGATGGGTCAGCGATCAAACCAATTCCTCATGGTCTCAGTTTTCCAAAGATTTGTGTGAAAGGTTTGGAGAGAAATCAAGCATGGAAATCGTGGCTGAGTTTAACAAACTGCAGCAGGGCGCTGAATCTGTGGTATGTTATCAAGAAAGGTTTGAGCAACTGAAGGCAATAATGCAGAAATTCAATCCTGGGCTATCGGAATCATACTTTATTTCGAGCTTTATAAGTGGGTTGAGTGAGGAACTCAGAGCTATGTTAATGGTACACAGACCAATCACCTTGAATCAGGCTTTCACTCAAGCAAAATATCAGGAGCAATCGTTTGAAGCTGTCCTTAGGAGGCATAAACTGATTCCGGGTAAGATTACTACGGGGAAGTCAAGCTATCCTATCAGTTTTCCATCGCCAAAACCCACAATCCTGCAACCGAAAGAAGAAACTAATAAGGATTCGGGAGGGAAGACCAATACATGGGAACAAAGAAAAGCTACCGggttatgttttaaatgtggtgATAGGTTCAGCCCTGGACATCAGTGCAAGAACAAGACGCTCTTGGCTATGGAAGCCAATATAGATGACATTGTTCAAGAAGAACTTACCTGTGAGGAAACCGAAGGAGAAAATCTCAAAGGAGAACTGTCACTCGCAGCGGTAACAGGTCAGAAATCGCCCAATACGCTGAGGATCAAGGGAAACATTCATGGAGTTCCTGTGGTAATCTTGTTAGACACGGGCAGCACCCATAGTTTCATGAATGCTGGGATAGCTGCGAGAGTGCAGGCAGCTATTGTCACGACAGCTACTCTTTCGGTCACAGTAGCTAATGGAGAACAAATACTCAGCCAAACAGTATGTCAGGGAATGAAATGGAATATGCAGGGACAGGAGTACGCCTTTGATTTACGGGTTCTTACAGTGGTTGGGTATGATATTGTATTAGGAGTGGATTGGATGATCATGTATAATCCTTTGCTTTTTGATTTTGTGGGCATGACTCTTACTTTCAACAGAGATGGGAATGAGGTTAAACTACAGGGCATCCAAGACCAAGGAGAGCTGCATTGTGTGAGTGGGAAGAAGATGACAAGGCTTATCAAAGAAGGGGGAGCGTTACTACCTGCTCAGCTATTCTCCATCAAAATTACAGAACCCACGGTGGAAAATCAGTTGAACACCGGAATAGCAGAACCAGTTCAGGCATTATTGCAGCAATATGAGACCATTTTCGCAACACCTACGGCTCTGCCTCCGGAAAGATCACATGACCATGCTATTAATCTCCTGCCCAACACAAAACCTGTTAACATCAGACCTTATCACCACAACTATTTTCAGAAAACGGAAATAGAAAAACAGGTAAAAGAAATGCTCAACACTGGAGTGATTCAATGTAGTCACAGTCCTTTCGCTTCTCCAGTCCTGTTAGTTAAGAAGAAAGATGGAACTTGGCGTTTTTGCGTGGATTATAGACAATTGAATGAGATGACAGTCAAAGATAAATTTCCAATACCTGTCATAGATGATCTACTGGATGAATTAAATGGAGCAAGATTCTTCAGCAAAATTGACTTGCGAGCCGGTTACCATCAAATTCGAGTAAGAGTGGAAGATGTTTACAAAACAGCATTCCGAACTCATCATGGGCACTACGAATTTAAGGTAATGCCTTTCGGCTTGACTAATGCTCCTGCTACCTTCCAATCCTTGATGAACCAAATCTTTGAGCCTTATTTGAGGCAGTTTATTCTAGTCTTCTTCGATGATATTTTGATATATAGCAGAACTCTTGAGGAGCACTTAAACCATCTAAAGAAAGTCTTTGACATACTTAGTGAACACAAGTTGTTTGCCAAACAGTCAAAATGTTCCTTTGCTCAGACTAGAGTTGAATACTTGGGTCATGTAATTGATGAAAACGGTGTACACACAGACCCCAGTAAAATAGAGGTTATGCAGAATTGGCCAGTACCAACAAATCTCAAGAGTTtgaggggatttttggggttaACGGGCTACTATCGGAAGTTCATCTATCAGTATGGGGCTATAGCTAGGCCATTGACCAATCTTCTCAAGAAAGACGCGTTTGAATGGTCGAATGAAGCACTCGTGCAATGGGTTAATCTACATCCAGATGAGAGCACATGGGAGGATTTGACTTTCCTCTATTCTCAATTTCCAGAACTTCACCTTGCGGACAAGGTGTCTCTTAAAAGGGGGAGTAATGTCATAGAATCGGGCCAGGGCTTAGATGGAATTGTGAAGCATGGTTATGGGCTCAGGAAGAGAGGTGTCATTGGGCCAAAGAACAAGGCTTAATCTATCCATTTTGTTATTTACCATTTATGCTTTTAGTTGTTATTTACTTAATGAGCTGATGGAATATTCCTAGCTGTCAAGTTAGTTAGTAATATGATTATATATGAGTCAGTACTGAACGGCATTGTCAGTTTTTTTGGATGAATACAATTATTCTCTTTTCTCATCTCAAATTCTTATCTTaatttcttctctctcttttctctttcttgttCTACAATCCTTCTTAATTTACAAATCTATAACATAATATTGATAAACAAACGTGAATCCACCTCATTGCAGAAACTAGAGAAGTGAGGTAACCCTCCATGTACTCCACCCGGTTCGTATCATTGAGCATATCTCCGATGTTTCTACTGCTGGGTTGTGCATATCCTGCAAAtagattttgtaaaaattattataagttGTCAGTCTTAATTTCTAATCTATGTGTAACAGTTGGTAGCTTGAGAGAAATTATTGATATTACCGTTCTCTGTGATGAACATGGGCGTGTTGTTGTATCTGTCTTTGAAGTACATGATTGTCTTCTCCATACTGTTTGGAACAACATAAAACGTAGGCATTGCTGTCTGTAAGGATCCAAAACGAAAAAGGAGAAGCAGTGTTAAAGTActagttttaattattatatgggGTTAACTATTAATTTTAGCTTTTGTATATATATCTTACTGGCTCTCCTATAAGAACTCCATTTTTCTCTCCAGTTCCATAAGTAAAGGTATCTTTGAGCAAATCATCATAATAATTGCATGGTGAAAGCAGACAATCCTTTGCATAGAGAGTGCTATAATGATTGATTCCAATGAAATCCAGTTTATTTGCTAGCTTCCTCTTGTCCTCCTCTGAAAATGCTGGCAGTCTTAGACCTACAATCTGTTGCATCTCTGGTGGGTACTCTCCATACATAATGGGATCCATAAACCTACAcacataacaaaaaaaaaaaaaaaattgtattaatAATAAATCCATTCAAGACCTAGCAAACAACTTCATTGGATAAATCTCAGTTACTGAGTACTTGGTTAATTACCAAGCAGCATTGAAACCTAGAGCTCGTTGAGCAGCTACACGATCAACCGGAATGTCTCTTAATGGTTCATACCAATAGATATGCAACACAATGCCAATCTTCCCTCCTTGTTTTTCCTGTTTCAGGTGATAAATATTCAGCAAAATTCGACAAcatactaattttttaaaaattattcagtGCACCTGATGCATGCACTGCTTTATACATGCACGTGCTATGCCGAGTGTATAGTAGAATCTGCTCTAATTTATGTATACCTGGTACTTTTTTCTGTAAATTTCAGTTGCTGTGGCATGCGCTAGTACCATATTATGAGCAGCAATGTAGGGTTCTAATTTAGAGTCACCAGTGGTGCAGTTtccagcagggaaagagcatcGGCTCGGTGGCCATATTCCACTGTAGTAGCCATATTGAGCCACCATGTTTGGTTCATTGAGTGTAATCCAATGTTTTACTCTGTCCCCAAATGCCTCGAAGCAAATATCTGCAAAGTAGCCGAAATCATCCCTACAACAAGATTAACATACAAGAGTTGATGTTAACAATGCTCTCTGAGGTAGGAAAATATTTCCCATTAAGGAAATTTTAGGGTAAGAGTAACTTACTGCATTTGAGGACTTAACCAAGCACCGTATCGATCTTCCAACTCTTGAGGAACATCGTAATGATGCAATGTAACAAATGGTTCTATTCCTACATAATTAAAACATACACaatattagaaatttaaattttaaaatcttaaaccCAACGGTCAAAACATCAAGAAATTTTACAGTTAAACGACGGTTAGATACTAAAAATtgcattaaataaataatttctctAACGTATCACAGGTCAATTTGTTTTACCTTTAAGCAAAAGATCATCAATAAGTTTATTATAAAATGCAATCCCTTCTGGATTGATCTCTCCAAACCTACCCTCTGTGATAAAgattaaaattagttaaaaCATGATGAAATGAATTCAAACAAAACCCATTTGTTTAattcaaagaaagaaaaaaaaaatctaatgaaACATACTGGGTAGTATTCTGACCCATGAAATTGAGAATCTATATGAATTTACTCCAAGGGAATGCATCAGCTCTATGTCCTCCTGCCACAGTATAaccataatttataataaaattttctcactagcaaatttattatatttattttccctttcaaaattaatttaatttgtattattGGAATTTTGAGAGCACTAATTAGTGGAAAAGATCAAATTTGAAGATTCCTTATGGGAATCTTGGGTGGGACAGTTATTGTGTAAGATATTATTAGGCACACAGAAAACTCAAGGATATTATCAATTACCAAAAATAGATGATAGTGATTATCAGCTGTGTCTCCATTGCTTCCATCCTTGATTTCTCCTGATAACAACAAGCAGAGCAGTCACAATTTAACTTTAGTTAGCTACTCTAACAAAATTGCATGCACATCTACGTACCCTCCACTTTAATATCTATGGataacattaataaaaaaataaaaaaaaaatccacatCCTCtcgcaataaaaaaattaaatttattcttaaattatataataaaaataaaaaaatatcaaattttaatacatagtgaaattatttaatcttttaataatagtttagagatatatttaaattaaaaaataaaattttttattttttattcttcggTAGATATAGTTGAAAGAAAATCTTGATCTTTTtagtgaataaaaaaaaaataaatattagtacCAGGAGATATGTGGGTGAATACATCCCAATTGCTGAGGCCTTTGTTGTCTTCCAAATATGCTCCTTCAATCTGCAgaagtaattaataattaattgccATATTAGCTGttgcaattttaatttttaatttatttatttttttaggacACATGGGATCTAAATTGCTAATAATGAAAGCGACGATGAAAAAGTCCTAGAAGTTTAGGTCCTTGTGTCCCATAACTTAAAATTTATGGGCCTTTTACCTTGTATATAACAGGATTTTTTTGGTAATGAGATGAAGGAGAAATAGAGGTACCTGATAAGAAGAAGTGGCAGTCCCAAAGAGAAAAGATGAAGGAAAATGGGTACGCTCCAGACACCAACACCCatttatcatcatcatcattgttATCAACATAACTAATACACAACTCACTTTCTTCATCCTTCTTAATTCCCTACTTAATTTGAGTTTTCTTCTTCTGCTGCTGCTGCAAACTTAAATCGCTAACACAGTGGCTACTTAGCTTCCTTCGTAATTGCTGTGTTATCGCTGGGATCCATCTTCCCTTTTTATAACAACTCTTtggcatttttttttattttttattacgaGGTTGCTGGATATTGCACATTGTTTTTCTGGTCAAATATAATGTATGCATAAAGTTAACGGTAATTGAATTATTATTCactgttttaaattttatgtttatttatataatagctGGGATTTGTGATGCaaacttattttttcttttttaaaaaaaatatatatttttttctctttgtcAATTTTGTGATGGAATTTGTTAGAAATTCAATTTAATCCATCTCCAATTTGTTAGTTAATCAATGATCTGTACTGTGTAGTCACTTATAACTATGGCAAATTCTTCCTTTTGGTGCTAcaaaaattaatgtttaaaagCAAAATGGGTTATTAGGATTTTTGAGGTTATCAATTCAGTATTTGCTTCTTAATTAACTAATATAGCACCTAAAGCTATTATGGCAGATTCTTTGGCTAAACTGAGCCTTAATAGATTGGAAGATTTTTGTTGCAATCTTCTAACATTGATTGAAGATTATGGTCCCTTCTTTGAAGACAGTGCTGTCTTGGTTGGCAGCAGGCTCCATTTCTTTTTTCAAGTTTCTATTGATCTTATTCATAGTCTAGGACATTCTTGGTACTATAGCTCAGCACACTCTCTCACAAGTAAGATTCAAAAGGCACAAAATCTCAACTAACAAAGTGCAAGACAACAGtatttacaaaaaataaattttccaaCCTTTGATTCACTAAAAAGGAACAATACAAGAAACACCTCTCACAGAACTTTTCCTAAAATGTTCTAGCAGTGCTCTCTTTTTAGCTCTCTCCCTAGCCAACCACACATATTTACATATGTATGAGTATATATAGGATACAACAACAGTCTACAAGAAGTTGTGGTTGACACCCCCAACCACTAAGGAGAAAAATCCGCCCACTACTCATTATGGGAGTTATATAACTGCCCACTACTCATCATGAAAGTTATATAACCGCCCATTAATGATCATGGAAGTTATAACTACCCACTTCCCATTATGGGAGTTATAACTACCCACTATCCCTCATGGGAGAACATACCCCACTCCAGCATCACTTTCCCACGTTTGTAGGCCACTCCTTTGCATTCAGCAACTTCCAATCCCTATTGTACCAGCATCCCAATGTGATGGACCGAACTGATACCCAGAGTTCAGCTTTTGCACCCAGCAGATCACCCGCATGCCCAAGCACACAGCCTTGCCAATCGAGTGCACCCCTGTACACTCCCAGTTGTGGTGAAATCAAGACCCAACTTCACCCCAATTCAAGCCAACCGGCTCAAGGGTCTAACAAACCACTCCCACCAGAAGGAGCCAACGTCCTCGTTGGTAGGGCCCGCAAATAATCCTCTATTTGCTCTTCAAACTGCCACAAGGTTGTATCTCTTTCCCAAGTAGCTTTTGAAACTGGCTTGTCTTTCCATTGAATAAGGAACTCTGTTCTCCTATTCTTTTTGCTTTGCCCCAGTGTCCTATGATCCAGAATCTCCCCAATCTGATCATCGAACTGTTTCCTCACAACCGGCGGAGCTCTCTTCGCTTGGCTCCTTGAAGATTCAGCGACATCTTCGTGAAACTTCTTAAGGAAACTACCAAATTGTCACAGGGGTATAAGTCGAAACACACGCAGCGGACCAATTACTTAGAAACCTGCTAGGCAACCAAGAAATCCCACTTGGCTCAGCCACACTCTCTTACATAGTGAGATTCGAAAGGCACAAAATCTCAACCAACAAAGTGCAAGACAACAGTATTTACAAAAAATAACTTTTCCAACCTTTGATTCACTAAAAGAAAACAATACAAGAGACACCTCTCACCGAACTTCTCCCAAAATGTTCTAGCAGTGCTCTCTTTTGAGCTCTCTCCCTAGCTAACGGGGTCCCCTCTCTCAGGGTTTCTCCCCACATTTACATGTGTATGAGTACATATAAGATACAACAACAGTTTATAAGAAGTTGTGGTTGACACCCCCAACCACTAAGGAGAAAAATCTGCCCACTACTCATTATGGGAGTtatataactacccactactcatCATGGAAGTTATATAACCGCCCACTAATGATCATGGGAGTTATAACTACCCACTTCCCATTATGGGAGTTATAACTACCCACTATCCCTCATGGGAGAACATACCCCACTGCAGCATCACTTCCCCACATTTGTAGGCCACTCCTTTGCATTCAACAACTTCCATCCCGACTGTAGCAGTATCCCCATATGATGGACTGAACCGACACCCGAAGTCCAGCCCTTGCACTCAACAGTCCTCCAGCCTGCCCAAGCACACAGCCTTGCTAATCAAGTGCGCCCTTGCACACTCGCATCCAGCAGTACTCCAGCCTGCCCAAGCATACAGCCTTGCCAATCAAGCGCGCCCCTGCACACTTGCATCCAGCAGTACTCTCGCCTGCCCAAGCATATAGCCGTGCCAATCAAGTGTGCCCCTACACACTCCCAAGTTGTGGTGAAATCAAGGCCCAACTTCACCCAAATCAAGCCTACCGGCTCAAGGGTCTAACAAACCACCCCCACCAGAAGAAGCCAACGTCCTCGTTGGTAGGGCTCGCAAATAATCCCCGATTTGCCCTTCAAACTGCCACAAGGTCGTACCTCTCTCCCAAGTAGCCTCTGTGACTGGCTTGTCATTCCATTGAATAAGGAACTCTGTTCTCCTATTCTTTTGCTTTGCCCAAATGTCCTATGATCTAGAATTTCCCTAATCTGATCATCAAACTGTTTCCTCACAACCCACGGAGCTCTCTTCACTTGGCTCCTTGAAGATTCAGCGACATCCTCGTGAAACTTCTTAAGGAAACTAACATGGAAAGTTGAATTAACTTCCACTCTCTCGGGCAATTTCAACTTGTAACCAGCATCCCCATGCCATGGCTACGAATCATGTCCATCCTATCAAACTGGACACGAGTAGTGTTGT
The genomic region above belongs to Manihot esculenta cultivar AM560-2 chromosome 3, M.esculenta_v8, whole genome shotgun sequence and contains:
- the LOC110612024 gene encoding beta-glucosidase 18, with the translated sequence MKRKPWHGDAGYKLKLPERVEVNSTFHVSFLKKFHEDVAESSRSQVKRAPWVVRKQFDDQIREILDHRTFGQSKRIGEQSSLFNGMTSQSQRLLGREFHEDVAESSRSQAKRAPPVVRKQFDDQIGEILDHRTLGQSKKNRRTEFLIQWKDKPVSKATWERDTTLWQFEEQIEDYLRALPTRTLAPSGGSVCSSSRRRKLKLSRELRRMKKVSCVLVMLITMMMMINGCWCLERTHFPSSFLFGTATSSYQIEGAYLEDNKGLSNWDVFTHISPGEIKDGSNGDTADNHYHLFLEDIELMHSLGVNSYRFSISWVRILPKGRFGEINPEGIAFYNKLIDDLLLKGIEPFVTLHHYDVPQELEDRYGAWLSPQMQDDFGYFADICFEAFGDRVKHWITLNEPNMVAQYGYYSGIWPPSRCSFPAGNCTTGDSKLEPYIAAHNMVLAHATATEIYRKKYQEKQGGKIGIVLHIYWYEPLRDIPVDRVAAQRALGFNAAWFMDPIMYGEYPPEMQQIVGLRLPAFSEEDKRKLANKLDFIGINHYSTLYAKDCLLSPCNYYDDLLKDTFTYGTGEKNGVLIGEPTAMPTFYVVPNSMEKTIMYFKDRYNNTPMFITENGYAQPSSRNIGDMLNDTNRVEYMEGYLTSLVSAMRNGADVRGYFHWSLIDNFEWRYGYTISFGLVHVDRTTMKRTPKISAKWFQNFLKNEALHAQD